In the genome of Taurinivorans muris, one region contains:
- the rpsB gene encoding 30S ribosomal protein S2 translates to MAYVSMKQMLETGVHFGHQTRRWNPKMRPYIFGARNGVHIIDLQQTVKLFRTAHDKIVETVANGGKVLFIGTKRQAQEAVAQEAERAGQPYVTNRWMGGTLTNFVTIQKSVDRLKKLEQMFADGTINRYSKKEILTFQRELDKLNLTLGGIKNMQGIPQLAFVIDPHREDIAIKECRKLGIPVVAITDTNCDPDVIDYIIPGNDDAIRAIKLFVGAMADACLEGAAMGKDGEVVDLETIAAKNEAEAEQAEKAEQETAE, encoded by the coding sequence ATGGCTTATGTAAGCATGAAACAAATGCTCGAAACCGGTGTGCATTTCGGTCACCAAACCCGCCGTTGGAATCCAAAAATGCGTCCTTACATCTTCGGCGCCCGTAACGGTGTGCATATCATCGATTTGCAGCAAACAGTAAAACTTTTCCGCACAGCCCACGACAAAATCGTTGAAACCGTGGCGAACGGCGGCAAAGTTCTTTTCATCGGCACAAAACGCCAAGCACAGGAAGCCGTTGCGCAGGAAGCCGAAAGAGCTGGCCAGCCATACGTAACCAACCGCTGGATGGGCGGCACCCTTACCAACTTCGTCACCATTCAAAAAAGCGTTGACCGCCTTAAGAAATTGGAACAAATGTTCGCCGACGGCACAATCAACCGCTATTCAAAAAAAGAAATCCTCACTTTCCAACGTGAACTTGACAAACTCAACCTCACCTTGGGCGGCATTAAAAATATGCAGGGCATTCCGCAGCTTGCTTTTGTTATCGACCCTCACCGCGAAGACATCGCCATCAAAGAATGCCGCAAGCTCGGCATTCCCGTTGTCGCCATTACCGATACCAACTGCGATCCTGATGTCATCGACTACATTATCCCCGGAAACGATGACGCAATCCGCGCAATCAAACTTTTTGTAGGCGCAATGGCGGACGCTTGTCTTGAAGGCGCCGCAATGGGCAAAGACGGCGAAGTCGTCGACTTGGAAACCATTGCCGCTAAAAACGAAGCTGAAGCAGAACAAGCTGAAAAAGCCGAACAAGAAACCGCTGAATAG
- a CDS encoding DUF3089 domain-containing protein gives MNIPKKPDYANPYFWVEFPDEDNMRSPKTEADVFFVHGTVLHSKTEIYYDTYDEEQRRLPLRPRMTHAGVYKKTCRIFQPHYRQVSMEAHLNDLATIRKYYEIPFEDVLQAYSFFKENWNKDRPLILAGNSQGSFVLLELLKYLAHTKQLPENMVAAYLIGASVVPSDLEKIGLPLCQSPTDLNCIIAYNVLAKGAVKGFTVFPDALCVNPLSWKNTEEIADKSLHLGFVETKEDGTQLIRKNATNAWIDKKIGAVIVDIYDIETAPPREYFPKGDLHSYNYPLFFKNIEANVEERISAYLKNRKN, from the coding sequence ATGAACATTCCTAAAAAACCGGATTATGCGAACCCTTATTTTTGGGTGGAATTTCCTGATGAAGACAATATGCGCAGCCCGAAAACGGAAGCGGATGTTTTTTTCGTACACGGCACGGTTCTGCACAGCAAAACGGAAATATATTACGACACATACGACGAGGAACAACGCAGACTGCCCTTGCGTCCCCGCATGACCCATGCGGGCGTCTATAAAAAAACATGCCGTATTTTTCAGCCCCATTACCGGCAAGTCAGTATGGAGGCGCATTTAAACGACTTGGCGACCATCAGAAAATATTATGAAATTCCTTTTGAAGATGTTCTGCAAGCCTATTCCTTTTTTAAAGAAAACTGGAACAAAGACAGACCGCTTATCTTGGCAGGAAACAGCCAAGGCTCTTTTGTGCTTTTGGAACTGCTTAAATATTTGGCGCATACCAAGCAATTACCCGAAAACATGGTGGCGGCATATCTCATCGGGGCAAGCGTGGTTCCCAGCGACCTTGAAAAAATCGGACTGCCCCTTTGCCAGAGCCCGACAGATTTGAATTGCATCATCGCTTACAATGTCTTGGCAAAAGGCGCCGTCAAAGGCTTTACCGTTTTTCCTGACGCCCTTTGCGTCAATCCGCTTTCCTGGAAAAACACCGAAGAAATTGCCGACAAATCCTTACACTTGGGCTTTGTCGAAACAAAGGAAGACGGAACGCAGCTTATCCGTAAAAACGCCACAAACGCTTGGATAGACAAAAAAATCGGAGCCGTTATCGTGGATATTTACGATATTGAAACAGCTCCGCCGCGGGAATATTTTCCGAAAGGAGATTTGCACAGCTACAATTATCCGCTCTTTTTCAAAAATATCGAGGCAAACGTCGAAGAGCGGATTTCAGCATACCTGAAAAACAGAAAAAATTAA
- a CDS encoding M24 family metallopeptidase, which produces MHIPKNEHIARLKNIKTRICEKHPQLSGFFIFSRINIYYFTGTPANGVLYVPMNGEPLLFVRKGFEKAKQECPFEHIYRYTSYAEIETVCADLGLALSENALYGMETAGLTAQLAMLFCSKIKAFSQNIPAAVDNEIKYVRSIKSPYECEKIREAGKRQALALEKILPFYLNGILHHTVPRPPSILEQYGKEPASRYGQDPFILSEKNIAKHCVQIYTELEHGFLCRMSAHGEEIFYGHVACGDNLIAPTYYNGAMGFQGLHPALPCLGSEKVWQKGEPLCVDMVFNYEGYHTDKTQCYFYGREQDLPDEAKKAYECCFAVQELVLRRLTHGAVPEEIWSETLKLVEKFNFTEQFMGYKQNRVPFLGHGIGLSVDEFPVLAKNFKEPLQNSMIIACEPKIALPNFGMVGIENTFELIDNTVKNITSAQDGIIFIS; this is translated from the coding sequence GCAGCTCAGCGGTTTTTTCATTTTTTCACGGATTAATATCTATTATTTTACAGGAACGCCCGCCAACGGCGTTTTATACGTTCCCATGAACGGCGAACCGCTTTTGTTCGTGCGGAAAGGATTTGAAAAAGCGAAGCAGGAATGCCCGTTTGAACATATTTACCGCTACACGTCTTATGCGGAAATCGAAACCGTTTGTGCGGACTTAGGCTTGGCGCTTTCGGAAAATGCTTTGTACGGAATGGAAACAGCGGGGCTTACCGCCCAGCTTGCAATGCTTTTTTGCAGTAAAATCAAAGCGTTTTCCCAAAATATCCCCGCTGCGGTCGACAATGAGATAAAATATGTCAGAAGCATAAAAAGCCCCTATGAATGCGAAAAAATACGCGAAGCCGGCAAAAGGCAGGCTCTAGCCTTGGAAAAAATCCTGCCTTTTTATCTGAACGGCATACTGCACCATACCGTACCCCGTCCGCCTTCCATTCTTGAACAATACGGCAAGGAGCCCGCTTCACGATACGGACAAGACCCGTTCATTCTGTCAGAAAAAAATATAGCCAAGCACTGCGTACAAATTTACACGGAATTGGAGCATGGCTTTTTATGCCGGATGTCAGCGCACGGCGAAGAAATATTTTACGGACATGTCGCCTGCGGCGATAATTTAATCGCTCCGACCTATTATAACGGCGCAATGGGTTTTCAAGGCCTGCACCCTGCCTTGCCCTGTCTGGGGTCGGAAAAGGTTTGGCAAAAGGGCGAGCCGCTTTGCGTTGACATGGTGTTCAATTACGAAGGATACCATACGGACAAAACCCAATGCTATTTCTACGGACGGGAACAGGATTTGCCGGACGAAGCGAAAAAAGCCTACGAATGCTGTTTTGCCGTTCAGGAGCTCGTGCTGCGGCGGCTAACACACGGCGCCGTTCCGGAAGAAATATGGTCCGAAACCTTGAAACTTGTGGAAAAATTTAACTTTACAGAACAATTCATGGGTTATAAACAAAACAGAGTGCCTTTCCTGGGGCACGGCATCGGGCTGTCTGTCGACGAATTTCCGGTCCTTGCCAAAAATTTTAAAGAACCGCTGCAAAATTCCATGATCATCGCCTGCGAACCGAAAATCGCCCTGCCGAACTTCGGCATGGTCGGCATAGAAAACACGTTTGAACTTATTGACAATACGGTAAAAAATATCACATCCGCCCAAGACGGAATTATTTTTATCTCTTAA